The Leptospira mtsangambouensis genomic sequence TTTTACCATTATGGGAGTGGACGTTGGAGACTTCCTGAAACAGTACTTAGGTGCTTTTTTGGGAGTATATCTTTCTACAACTTTCAAAGTTTTTTCAGTTTCATTCTTTTTGCATCTGACTCTCTTTTCTCTTGTTTATCTAACATACCATTTTCTAAAACGTTCGGATGTCTCTTGGTATATCTTATCTGCTTGGGTAGTATTTATCGAATGTTTTGCCTTGTTCCATTCGATGGTAAGTTTCCCACAAATTTATGGTGAGTTCTTTTTCTTTCGATACCCTTCCTTTGCTCCGTTTCTGTATTTTCTTACTGATCACACAAGTCCTACTTACTTTAGTTTTGTATTGGGAATTCTTATTTTGGGATTTCTTTTTGTTCTCTTGCGACAAATTTACCTTCATAAAAACAAAGAAAGTTTTTTTGCAATCTTGCATGTGTTAGTTCTAGGACTCGTACATACATCTGGCTATTACATGGTAGGGATTCTTTACTTTGTTATCCTTTTTTGGCAAGGCAAACATTACCAGAGAATCCATATTAAGTCTTATGGATTTCTTTCCATCTTTTTTCTTTTTCTTTATTTGATTCCAAGTATTTGGACAAGGATTGAAGGTTTAACGCGCAGAGAAACAAAAGAAATGCCGCCTGTTTTTATTATTGCAGCAGACTCTCTTCGTTATGACAAAATTGGACTTAAACTCGAAGGGAAAAGTATCACACCGAATATCGATTTATTTGCTAACGATAGTTTTGTGTTCCATGACCATCATACCACCATCCCTCGCACATTCCCTAGTTGGGCGGATTTATTAACCGGACAATATGCAATGAGCCATAAAGTTCGTGATATGTTCCCGTCACCGGAGGAAAAACAAAGGATTGGGTCTCCAGCTTTTTCTACCATTCAACAAAAGTTAAAGGAGATTGGTTACCGAAGTTATGCGATAGGGAGTTTTGCTGCTGATATATTCCCTAGAGCCAACTTTGGATTTGATGAGGTACTTGCTCCGAACTTTAATGCTCGCATAATGACAGTGCAAAGAACTGCCGAATCACAACTGTTTCTTATGCCTTTTCTCACTGGTTCATGGTTTTCTGGTGGGATGTATTTGGAAGAAATGGATGGATTGTCTACTTGGGGAGATGGGAGTCGCATTTTTGACCGGTTCCGATCGATTTTAAAACGAGAAGGCAATCAGGCATTTTCTGTAACTTACTTTTCGAGTGTCATTCATTTTCCTTATACCCCAGCTTATCCTTATTATAAATCTTTTACCGATCCAAACTATTATGGTAAGTATAAATATTTAAAATTTGTAGATCCAACTAATTCTACTACCCCGAACGAAGAAGAAACAAAACAGATTCGTGGTTTGTTTGACAGTGCCGTTTTTGCTTTTGATTCTGAGTTTGGTGATATCATTTCCGAATTAAAGGAAAAAGGAATCTATGATGAATCCATCATCATACTGACGGCAGATCACGGGGAAGCTTTGTATGAAGATGTACATGGGCAAGGTCATGGAGAACATTTGCGTGGGGAAGCAGTGACTCATGTCCCCCTGATCATAAAATTTCCGAAATCGACAAATCATAAAATGTCCGACCAACAATTTTTAGGAATTACCTCGAGTGTCGATATTTATCCAACTTTAATGGATTATTTTGGAATCTTCACCAAACAAGAGTTTCCCGGGAGATCTTTGTTACCTGTCCTTGGAAAGTCTAATTGGGCTGAGGACAGATTGGTATATGCAGAAACAGGAATTTGGTTTTCTGATGCGGGTGACCATTTTTTTCAAAAACAAAGAATCCCTTATCCGAATATCTTATCTCTGCACCAAGTGGTTCCTGAAGAAGATTACCAAATTATGATCACTGATCCAATGTATAGAGAAACAATCGCTTTTTCAAAACATAGGTCTGTGCAAAATTCGAATTACAAACTCATTTATATTCCCACACGCCAAGGTGTGCTTTTTGAATTCTATGATCGAAAAAAGGATCCTTTCAATACAAAGAATCTTTATCCGAACCACCCCATGGCCATAAAAATGAAAGACATGTTGTATCAAATGGTTGTAAAGTGGGAAGACGCCTCTCTCGCAGGAGAGTATTTAATACCAAGTTCTTTATCTGATATCAATGAAAATTAAATAGGAAAAAAAAGAGGAAACTATGCCGCAACGTAACGACTTAAAATCAATTTTGATCATCGGATCCGGACCTATCGTCATCGGGCAGGCATGTGAATTTGACTACTCTGGAACACAAGCAACGAAAGCATTGAGGGAAAAGGGGATACGAGTGATCCTCGTAAATTCCAATCCAGCTACAATTATGACGGATCCTGATCTTGCTGATGCAACATACATTGAACCACTTACGGTTCCTGTTTTAGAAAAAATCATCAAAAAAGAAAAACCAGATGCCATCTTACCAACCGTAGGTGGTCAGACAGCACTCAACTTGGCACTCGCCCTCCATCGTGAAGGTGTATTAGAAAAATACAATGTAGAACTTATCGGTGCAAAAGTTGATGCCATTCGAAAAGCAGAAGATCGGGAACTATTTAAACTCGCAATGGAAAAACTGGGTATCCGAGTTGCAAAGTCCTTTATGGTGTCTGACATGGAGGCCGCCAGGAAAGCAAAAGATGTCATTGGTTATCCAATCATCATTCGGCCAGCATTTACTCTCGGTGGAACTGGTGGAGGAACTTGTTATGATGAAACAGAGTTTGAAGAGATAACACAAAAAGGACTATCTGCTTCCCCCATTTCGCAGGTATTAGTTGAAGAGTCTGTGATGGGATGGAAAGAGTTTGAGTTAGAGGTCATGCGAGACCTCGCAGACAACGTTGTTATTATTTGTTCCATTGAAAATTTGGACCCTATGGGTGTTCATACTGGTGACTCCATTACTGTTGCTCCTCAACAAACTTTGAGTGACAGAGAGTATCAAAAACTTCGTGATATGTCGATTGATATCATTCGAGAAATTGGAGTAGAGACGGGTGGTTCCAATATCCAATTTGCTGTGAATCCAGAAAATGGGGATGTCATTGTCATTGAGATGAACCCACGAGTTTCTCGGTCTTCTGCTTTGGCATCTAAAGCAACAGGATTTCCAATCGCAAAAATTGCAGCACTTCTTTCCATCGGATATACCTTAGATGAAATTAGAAATGATATTACCCGTGTAACGCCAGCTAGTTTTGAACCATCCATCGATTATGTTGTAACAAAAATACCTAGGTTTGCATTCGAAAAATTTCCTGGTTCCGATCCAACGTTAGGTGTTCAGATGAAGGCCGTTGGTGAAGCTATGGCGATCGGACGTAACTTCAAAGAAAGTTTTCAAAAAGCACTTAGATCACTGGAAACTGACCGTTTTGGGTTTGGAAGTGACGGGTATTTAAAAGAACTTTTGGAATGGGAGTCTGTTCCGAAAGAAGAAAGAAAAACTTGGTTAACGGCAAAGGTAAAACGACCTACAGACAAACGTATTTTCTATGTGAAGATGGCCTTTGATTTTGGAATGAGTGTCGAAGAAATTTTTGATATTTGTAAAATTGATCCTTGGTTCCTTTACCAATTCGAAGAGTTATACCAATTAGAAAATAAATTCCGAAAAGAAGGAAAAACCATCATTGAAGAAATGAAAAGATCTGGTTTCTCTAATCGCCAACTTGCTTTCCTTTCTAAAGAGGAACAAATTCTCGCGCAAGTTCGAAGTGGTGCAGCGATCGAAATCACAAAGGCCAAAGTAGAAAAAACCCTTCGAGAAGAAGAAGAACTCATCGAAAAATACTTAGAAGAAAAAAACATTCATCCAGTTTATAAGAGAATTGATACTTGCGCTGGTGAATTCGAAGCATTTACACCTTATATGTATTCTTCTTATGACGAAGAGGATGAAGCTGATGTCACTTCGAAAAAGAAAGTGATGATCCTTGGTGGTGGGCCAAACAGAATTGGACAAGGAATTGAATTTGATTATTGTTGTTGCCATGCTTCCTTCTCATTGCAAGAGGCAGGAGTGGAGTCAATCATGGTAAACTCCAATCCAGAAACAGTTTCTACAGATTACGATACTTCCGACAGGTTGTATTTTGAACCATTAAGTCTAGAAGATGTAATGGCAATTTTCAAAAAAGAAAAACCAGATGGTGTGATTGTTCAGTTAGGTGGTCAAACTCCTCTAAAATTAGCAAAGTCATTGGAAAAAAGAGGAGTTCCCATTATGGGAACAAGTCCTGATTCCATTGATAGGGCAGAAGATCGCAAACGATTTGCCGAAGTTTTAGAAAAACTAAACCTAAAATCACCTGATAACGGAATTGCTGCTTCTAAAGATAAAGCAAGAGAGATCGCAAAGAAAATTGGTTATCCGGTACTTGTAAGGCCATCGTATGTTTTGGGTGGAAGAGCCATGCTCATCGTTAACGAAGAATCGGAACTTGATAAATATATGGAAGAAGCAGAAGAGGTATCGGAAGATAGACCACTTCTAGTAGATTCATTTTTACAAGATGCGATCGAAGTGGATGTGGATGCCTTGTGTGATGGCAAAGATGTATTCATTGCAGGGATTATGGAACATATTGAGGAAGCGGGAATCCACTCTGGTGACTCAGCTTGTGTGTTGCCTCCGCAGTCCATTTCTCAACGTATGTTACAGGAAATAGAAGAAGCAACTTATCGTTTGGCTTTGGAGTTAAATGTAAAAGGTTTAATCAACGTTCAATATGCCATTAAAGAAGAAACTCTTTATGTCCTAGAAGTTAACCCTCGTGCTTCACGAACAGTTCCTTTTGTTGCGAAGTCAATCGGTATCCCTGTCGTTAAAATTGCAGTTCGATTGATGTTAGGTGAACCATTGGCATCTTTTAAATTGGGAAAACGTTTTTCAGCGCCAATGATTACTGTGAAAGAAGCTGTATTACCATTTAGTAAATTCCCTGGTGTTGATACAATCCTTGGCCCAGAGATGAGATCTACCGGAGAAGTAATGGGAGTTGCTACGACAAAAGGGGAAGCCTTTGTCAAAGCTCAAATTATGGCAGGTGAAGAACCTCCTAAACATGGTACTGTTTTTGTGACCATCAATGATAAAACTAAAAAAGAATTATTAGAATCAATTCGGTCATTATCAAACTTAGGATATAATATCATCGCAACAGAAGGAACACATAAATTCCTTTCTGATAATGGAATTCTATCTAGTAAAATTAACAAAATTTACGATGGTTATTTTCCGAATGTGATTGATTATATCAAAGAAAAGAAAATTCATCTGATTATTAATACTCCTTTGTCGAGAGTTACGCGTGAGAATGCGTTTACAATCCGACAAGCAGCAATTAAATACAAAGTTCCATGTTTGACAACAGCACAAGCGGGAAAGGCGTTAATTCATGGTTTGGTAGAAATGAAGGATAAAGGTTTTTCCGTGAATTCCCTTCAAGAAATTCACGCGAAACACAAAAGTAATTAAAACTTAAAAGGGTTTGGATTTTCTAACAAATGTTTGGTTTTTTGTTAGATATCCAAACCCTTTAGCAAAGACTCGATTCGTTTTCGGTTCACACCCAAATCTGACTTTCCTAATCTGGATGCTGACCGAAAGTGAAGAAGTTTATTTTTTTCATCAAAATAGAATTCCACATCATCTACATATCGCATGATGAGAGAAGTAAATTCAGTATAAATGTAATTGGAATTTTCTTGGATGATTTTGGTCCGTGGAGATTGTTCTAGCCTTTCCTTTAGAATTTTATAAGCTTCAACTAAAGGTTTTTTGTAAGTGACTGGGCTTCGGTAGTGAACTGTATCCGTAGGATCAGCAAAACTAGTGATGCAATTGGGAGTTGCAGGGCAATTGTTGAGTTTGTCAGTTTTGATTCCTAAGTAGTTCGGTCTTGTTCCTGTGCACCCGACAAAGAGGAAAAAAAGAGGATAGAGGATGATTCGAAGTTTGTGATTCATTTGCGCCGGTTCCTAAAGCGAGTTTCTTTGTATTGGACTGTTCCTTTCCCATATTGGGGAAAAAAGCGAGTCGGTATAAAAGGTAAGTGAGTTACTTTTTGCACTCACTTGCAAAAGAACACCAGTTTCAAAGGAAAGTCAGTATTCCTTATCAAATACAGACAGTCCCAATGAAAACCCGGTTTCAGAAGGAAATTCCCTCCAAACACCACCCCTTCCACCTGCAAGGACTGAAACCCAACCGTGTTTTTTAAGATTCAGAATTCCCTTTCCTTTGTAATTTGGCTCCGGTTTCTCGCTTGAACTTTCTTTTTAGTGCTTCGTACTTGGGAGTATTCCGCCTAGAATCTGACTTTGATGTCGTTTGGCTGAGGGAAGGTCCGAAACTAAATGAAATATATTCGCAAATTGTGGAAATCTAAAGGAATTAAGAAAAAAAGATGGACAAAGTATGGTAAAAGTATTTTTATAAAACAATCGTTCGATATAAAAGGATCTCTTTTTTATGCCTAAGATAGTCGATCACGATCTTTACCGAGCTGAACTTTTGGCAAAGTGTATGCCCATTTTTGTCACAAAAGGGGTCTCCTCTGTTTCGATGCGTGAATTATCAAAGGAACTTGGCGTTTCCACGGGAACTCTTTACCATTACTTTCCAACAAAAGAGATTCTCTTTGAGTCCATGGTAAAACAACTCGTCGCTATCGATGAAAAAGAGATTACGGAACTTTCCGAAAGTCACACGGGTCTTGCAGATATAATGGCTTTTGTTGCTAAACGCGAAGGGCATTTTATCAATCTAATGTTACTGGCAGTCGATGTTAAGCGGCACTTGAGTGAATCGAGTGAACTTATGCAACTTGTAGAAGATTCATTTACTTCGTATCGAACTGCTTTGGATCGATTCTTTCCAACCAATGCAAAATCAAATAGTGGAAAGGCATTTCTGTCATTTTTTTTGGGAGCTTTATTTTTAAAAAATAACGCAACAGAAGAAACCAACTGGCCAGAACTTTTTGAAGGTTTGGGGAACTTAATGGTATTGTTTCAAAGCAAAGATTAAGGAGATAAATTTATGACACTCACCAAAAGACTTAGTTTTTTACTTTGTTTTATCTTGCCGATTTTAGTGATTCTGGCCGAAGAGGTGGGTGGTGTTTCTTATTTAATCGTTCCACTGACTGTGTTCGTCATTTTACCATTGTTAGATTTTGTTTGGGGTAAAGATCTTTCGAATCCGGAAGAACCTAATTTTCTAAAGTTACAAAATGATTCTTATTTTCGGTATTTAACGCAAGTGTGGGCTTATGTTCAACTTAGTTTTGTAATTTGGTCGGTTTATCGAATCGCTCTTTATCCACATACCGCGATTGAGTTTTGTTTATTTGCCATTTCGGTTGGGATCGTAACGGGAGGAATTGGCATTACTGTAGGGCATGAACTAGGTCATAAAAACACTCGTTACGAACAGTTTTTGGCAAAATTAATTTATATGACAGTTTGTTATATGCACTTTTATATTGAACACAACCGAGGTCATCATACGAATGTTTCGACTCCAAATGATCCCGCATCCTCAAAAAAGAATCAGTCCTTCTATCAGTTTTATCCTCAGACTGTCATAGGAGCTTATCAATCAGCTTGGGAATTGGAAACAAAACGTTTAAAAAAGTTGGGACTAGTTTCATTTCATTATCGAAATGAGATGATTTGGTATTTTGTAATCACAGTTCTATTTTTGATTTCTATGATTGGATTTGGTTCTTTATATTCCCAGAGCACAATTCGTTGGGATATTCTTGGGTTTTTACTATTACAATCATTGATTGCATTTTCACTTTTGGAACTTACAAATTACATAGAACATTATGGTTTAAGCCGAAAAGAAGTAAGTCCGGGTAAATTTGAAAAAGTGTTACCCATTCATTCATGGAATCAAAATTATTTTGTATCCAATGCATTTTTATTTCATTTACAAAGACATTCCGACCATCATGCAAATGCCGGTAGAAGATACCAAGTCCTTCGCCATTTTGAAGAAGCTCCTCAATTGCCCTTTGGTTATGAGTTGATGATTCTTGTTGCTTTGGTTCCTCCGCTTTGGTTTCAAATGATGAATCCTATTTTGGAATCTTGGGAATTAAAGAATCAATTGAAACAGTAAAGATTGCTTGGAAGATTTTTTCAGAAGTAAATGAACCCGCAAAGAAAACCTTTACGGGTTCAGTAAGAATTCATTCAGTTTCGAGTAATACTGACCTTTTTGATTTTAGAATCGAAAATAACAAATACAATAACGCCGCAATTCCGACGTAAAATAGTCCAGAGGCAATGTATCCAGAAACTGGCGGATATAAAATACTAAAACCAAAGTCTGGATTTTCTGATTCTTCGAGAAGGTTTGCTAATTTTGGTTCGTTATTTTTAATTTCATCTCCCGATGGATAGGAGTAAGGATCAAAATCTGCGGGCCATTGGTAAGGGTTTCCATAATAGAGTGAATAACCTTCCTTTGTTCCGTCTTGGTTAGCAAAAAAATAAATTTCTTCTAGTGGTTGCACAGTAATTGCATTTGTTAGGTGAAGAGTTTCATTTTCTCCGTCGTAAACTTCAATTTCAAATTCAGAATTGATTGTTCTAGAAAGTGGGATTTCTGAAAAAACTCCATCCTCTTTGTTATGGCTGACAGTTCCTTCAAATACGGTTTCCCATTCTTTTTTGTTAATTTTGCCGCGAACTGTGATATTACGTTCCCAATTAGTTTCTTCAAATTCTAACTTCAAAATTTGGAATGCGGATTGTGATTCGTTTGGAAATAAAAACTTACAATGATTTTCTGCGAGCACCGGGCTTGTGACTGCGTGCGATTTTTCCCAGTATAAGTTTTTGTTCTGTTTTGCCCTGGTGGCATTTGGAAATTTTAAATCAGAGCCTGGTTCTGCTTCTAATCGTAAAAATCGATGTTTTGTTCCACTTAAATCAATTTCTCCCGAAGATTGATTTCCATATTTATAAAGAAAAACAGTTTTTGAATCTACGAATTGATCAGGATTGTCACCAAACTTTAATGTAATGGATGTTTCGTAATCATACGCACTAGAAACAGATAGTTTTGTATAATTCATACCCTCTGGTAATTTGGGAAGTTCCAATACATAGATTTCCATTTCATCTTTTTTTGAAAATAGTAGTTCTGGTTTTACTTTTTCGGTGTTTTTTGCAATTTCTTCTGCGTTTTGGATATGGTAAGGAACAATATTTCCGTTGTAAGTGATCCTTAGGTCTCCGTAAAAAGAATGTTTATAAATATCTTCATCTAACATTAGTTTTACAATTCCATTTGGAGAAAGGTTCCCTGAAATTTTTAAATCTTTTTTGTATTTGAAGTTTTGTACGGCAAGAGGCCTACTTATAACCTGTGTTGTTGTTGAAATAAAGAATAAGATGGAAATTAAGTATTGAAGTTTCATTTTGTTTCCTTTTTGAAGTGATTGTATAACGTACCTGTTACGATCAGAGTTACTCCTAAGAATAATCCGGCGAGAATTCGATAACCTAAGCTCAAATTCCAGAAATCATATAAATAGAATTTTATGATGACTAAAGATAATGAGCCAAATCCAACATACTTGAGAGATTGGATTTTTTTTAGGAATCCAGTTGATAAAGCGATCAAACCATACACAATCAAACTGAGTGTGTAGAGGAATAATTTTTTCTCTTCTGGGAATCCAAGATATATCTCAACAAATGTGCCAAGTAACCAATAAGGATAGGCAGCATATAAGAAAAGTTTGGAGAACTCGGAGAACTTTCTACTATAGAGATAAGAAAGAACTAAATAAACCGAACCTGTCGCAAATACTAAAAATCGACCATTTAAAAATGGAATTTCATTTTGCGAACGATAGGTGAAGGCAAAAATATAGAACAATGCAAAAAACCAAACGGGGAAGGCCGCCCAATACATATAAAGTTGTTTGGAGTAGGTAGATGCAATGGTCACAAGAAAAGCAAAACTAATGAGGCTAAAAGCTAAAAGTTTTCCTGAGGTTCCTATCACGATTAAACTTACAATGAATGGAAGGCCAAATAATCCAATCACATCATATAGTTTTTTCTTATCTAAACTCAAAACAGTTCTTCTTATGGATCGTTCATAGAGACCATAAAATAGAATGAGTAATAAGGTTAGTAAAAATGGTTTTGCGATTGGGTAAAAAACTGAAAATACCCAAAAAGACTGAACAAATCCAAGTCCCAACGTAAAGCCTATTGCAGTGATTGTGAGAATTGGTTCCTTCAATTTGGTGGTTTCTAAAGTTTGAAATTCTCTTAAGAGAAATAAAATGAAAATACCTAGTTGGAAAACAATTGGAAAAAACGGCTTAGCATCTACTAGGTTTTTATCTGCCCATCCAACGAAGATTAGGTGATTTGCTGCGAGTAAAAGAAGCGGGATTACTTTCCAGTTTGTATCTTTTCTTACCCAAAAGAATAAGACATTCCAGAGTAACAAATAGGTAAATAAAAACGGGTAGGAGTTTTGTCCTGTGGACAAAAGTAAAGGAACTAAAAATGCACCAAGAGAGGCAAATCCAAATAACACTTCACTTTTTTGTGAATGAGCGATTGCAACTGTTGTTAAGCTAAGGATTAACAAACCAACAAAACAGGTTTCAGTTGAATACAAATCGTACCACAAATACCCGGAATAGTAGGCAGAAAACAAAACCGCAATTCCAAGACCCATAAGACTAGGCGAAAGGTATGGCCTTGAATTTCGAACTCTGAATCCATATATTAATACTGGGATGGCCAAAAAAAGTCCAATCCAAATCCGCACCGATTCATTGATCCAATATTCTTCTATGGCTAAATAGAAAAACCAGATGGATGCCAGTAGTAAAGAAAACACTCCTAGTTTTACAAATAGGTTTTCTCCAATCCATTGGACAAACCAGTTGGGACCTTCGTTTAATGGAACCTCAGTTTGGTGGTCTACTGTAGGAGTTGGATCAGAAGTAGTGCGAGGAGATTCCTTCGGAGTTTGGGTTTGGGAGAGGGATAAAACTCTTTCTTTTAAAAAAGAAAGTTCCCTCTCCATCGATTGAATCCTAGTCAGGATTTCTTTGGTTTCTTTTTCTTCCACGGAGGAAATGGTTCATATTCGCAGAAAGAGGGGAACTACTTTTTATTCTGGATCATTCCACATTCCATTTTCACGAATGAGATCAATGAGTAGGTCTGCGGCTTCCGTTTCGGAGACTCCTTTTTTTACAATCTCTTTCCCTTTGTAGAGGTGAACCTTACCAATCCCAGCGCCCACATAGCCAAAGTCGGCATCGGCCATTTCTCCTGGACCATTGACAATGCAACCCATCACGGCTATTTTTACACCTTTCAGATGTCCTGTTTTTTGTTTGATCATTGCTGTTGTGGACTGTAAATCAAACATCGTTCGTCCGCAGGATGGGCAAGAGATGTATTCTGTTTTGGTGAGCCGTAGCCTTGTGGCTTGTAAGATATCAAAACTCAAATGAAGTGATTCTTCTGGTTCTCCATCGCCATAAGACAAACGAATCACATCGCCGATCCCATCCAACAAACTTCCTCCGACATGAATGGAGGATTCATATAAAAGTTCATCCTTATCTTCTGAGTGATGGATGAGGACAATCGGGTAGTCGGATTCTCTTAATTGGTAAGCCAGTTTTCTGACAGTTAAGAGGTCTCCATTTTTTACAGAAAAAAGAAGATTTTTTATCTTTCGTTTTTTCGATTCTTTTACAATTTTCTCTATTAAATGAATGTTTTCTGATTCGATACTCCATTCTACACTTCGTTTGTCTTTTGCATAACGAGTGACAAAATCCAAAAGATCTTCCCATGACTCTTCCGATTCTTGAAAGAATAAACTTGGACTAATGACCCACTTTTGGAAACGGTAAATGTCCTCTGCTAAACTATCATATTGATAAGTTAGTTCTTTCGAAAGTTCCACCGAAACTGGTAGCGGGAATGATCCTCGTTTAACATTAGTTCCAAGGGAGATTAGGTCCATTTCTGAATTGATTGTAAAATGAATGAGTTCAGGGATTCGACCGGACTTAGAACCTCTTTGGATGAGATGGAGAACTTCTTCTGCTGATTCCGATCCAAAAAAAGGAAAACATGTTTCAATACGAACAGGAGAGTTGTCTCCAATTTTGGTTTCCCCAAAAGCCAATTCTTTTGAATAGAATCTTGAATATTGAAATGGATCACGAAATTCGGAATAAAGTATTTCCTTTTCTTTGAGTTGTGAATCTGAATTTGGATCTGATTTGGAAGGTGTATTTTTACTTTGATCTAAAAAATCGTTGTATTTTCGTACCAATTCTTTTGCCACAGGGATTTCATGTATGGCATCTTCTGTAAGTGATACACGGATGGTGTCACCAAGTCCATCTGCGAGCAAACTTCCAATTCCAATGGAAGATTTAATCCTTCCATCTTTACCGTCGCCCGCTTCTGTCACACCCAAATGTAGGGGGTAGTCCATTCCCAAATCATAAAACCTGGAAACTAACATACGATAGGCTTGGATCATCACCTGTGGATTGGAGGCTTTCATGGATACAACAATGTCTCGATAAGAGTTTCTTTCCGCTATTCGTATAAATTCCAATGCAGATTCCACCATTCCGAGTGGAGTGTCACCAAACCGGTTCATAATGCGATCAGAAAGACTCCCATGGTTAGTCCCAATTCGCATAGCCACACCCAGCTCTTTGGCGCGAAGGACAAGAGGAGTAAACACCTCTTCAATTCTTTCTAACTCTTCGTTGTAGTCTTTATCCGTATATTCAATGATTTCAAATTTTTTTTTGTCAGCAAAATTGCCAGGATTGATTCTAACTTTTTCCACCCACTCAACACATTTTAATGCCACTTGGGGTGTAAAATGAATGTCTGCAACCAAAGGAACTTTTAGCCCTAGTTCTTTCATTCTTTTGCGTATATTTGGTAAATTGTCTGCGTCAGCTTGACTAGGCACTGTTAGGCGAACGATTTCGGATCCAGCTTTTTCTAAATCGGAAATTTGTTTGATACTTGCTTCCGTATCTCTTGTGTTAGATGTAATCATGGATTGTATGCGGATTGGGTTTTTCCCACCAATTCCTACACCACCCACCATCACTTCCCGGGTAGGACGTCTTTTATATAAAAATGGCGATTCGTTATATTTGGTGCTCATTTGAATCTTATGTTCTCATTATCTAGGAAATTAAATTCGAAATTTTGGGCAAGCAGTATGAAAAAAATCTGTGGGTTTCAATTTCCAACCTTCCAGGACCGAAAATCTATTTAGGAAGAATACCGGGC encodes the following:
- the carB gene encoding carbamoyl-phosphate synthase large subunit, with amino-acid sequence MPQRNDLKSILIIGSGPIVIGQACEFDYSGTQATKALREKGIRVILVNSNPATIMTDPDLADATYIEPLTVPVLEKIIKKEKPDAILPTVGGQTALNLALALHREGVLEKYNVELIGAKVDAIRKAEDRELFKLAMEKLGIRVAKSFMVSDMEAARKAKDVIGYPIIIRPAFTLGGTGGGTCYDETEFEEITQKGLSASPISQVLVEESVMGWKEFELEVMRDLADNVVIICSIENLDPMGVHTGDSITVAPQQTLSDREYQKLRDMSIDIIREIGVETGGSNIQFAVNPENGDVIVIEMNPRVSRSSALASKATGFPIAKIAALLSIGYTLDEIRNDITRVTPASFEPSIDYVVTKIPRFAFEKFPGSDPTLGVQMKAVGEAMAIGRNFKESFQKALRSLETDRFGFGSDGYLKELLEWESVPKEERKTWLTAKVKRPTDKRIFYVKMAFDFGMSVEEIFDICKIDPWFLYQFEELYQLENKFRKEGKTIIEEMKRSGFSNRQLAFLSKEEQILAQVRSGAAIEITKAKVEKTLREEEELIEKYLEEKNIHPVYKRIDTCAGEFEAFTPYMYSSYDEEDEADVTSKKKVMILGGGPNRIGQGIEFDYCCCHASFSLQEAGVESIMVNSNPETVSTDYDTSDRLYFEPLSLEDVMAIFKKEKPDGVIVQLGGQTPLKLAKSLEKRGVPIMGTSPDSIDRAEDRKRFAEVLEKLNLKSPDNGIAASKDKAREIAKKIGYPVLVRPSYVLGGRAMLIVNEESELDKYMEEAEEVSEDRPLLVDSFLQDAIEVDVDALCDGKDVFIAGIMEHIEEAGIHSGDSACVLPPQSISQRMLQEIEEATYRLALELNVKGLINVQYAIKEETLYVLEVNPRASRTVPFVAKSIGIPVVKIAVRLMLGEPLASFKLGKRFSAPMITVKEAVLPFSKFPGVDTILGPEMRSTGEVMGVATTKGEAFVKAQIMAGEEPPKHGTVFVTINDKTKKELLESIRSLSNLGYNIIATEGTHKFLSDNGILSSKINKIYDGYFPNVIDYIKEKKIHLIINTPLSRVTRENAFTIRQAAIKYKVPCLTTAQAGKALIHGLVEMKDKGFSVNSLQEIHAKHKSN
- a CDS encoding sulfatase-like hydrolase/transferase → MGPNQVPLFPIRILKIAFWFTVFFYLFFLIFNTSFTIMGVDVGDFLKQYLGAFLGVYLSTTFKVFSVSFFLHLTLFSLVYLTYHFLKRSDVSWYILSAWVVFIECFALFHSMVSFPQIYGEFFFFRYPSFAPFLYFLTDHTSPTYFSFVLGILILGFLFVLLRQIYLHKNKESFFAILHVLVLGLVHTSGYYMVGILYFVILFWQGKHYQRIHIKSYGFLSIFFLFLYLIPSIWTRIEGLTRRETKEMPPVFIIAADSLRYDKIGLKLEGKSITPNIDLFANDSFVFHDHHTTIPRTFPSWADLLTGQYAMSHKVRDMFPSPEEKQRIGSPAFSTIQQKLKEIGYRSYAIGSFAADIFPRANFGFDEVLAPNFNARIMTVQRTAESQLFLMPFLTGSWFSGGMYLEEMDGLSTWGDGSRIFDRFRSILKREGNQAFSVTYFSSVIHFPYTPAYPYYKSFTDPNYYGKYKYLKFVDPTNSTTPNEEETKQIRGLFDSAVFAFDSEFGDIISELKEKGIYDESIIILTADHGEALYEDVHGQGHGEHLRGEAVTHVPLIIKFPKSTNHKMSDQQFLGITSSVDIYPTLMDYFGIFTKQEFPGRSLLPVLGKSNWAEDRLVYAETGIWFSDAGDHFFQKQRIPYPNILSLHQVVPEEDYQIMITDPMYRETIAFSKHRSVQNSNYKLIYIPTRQGVLFEFYDRKKDPFNTKNLYPNHPMAIKMKDMLYQMVVKWEDASLAGEYLIPSSLSDINEN
- a CDS encoding TetR/AcrR family transcriptional regulator — protein: MPIFVTKGVSSVSMRELSKELGVSTGTLYHYFPTKEILFESMVKQLVAIDEKEITELSESHTGLADIMAFVAKREGHFINLMLLAVDVKRHLSESSELMQLVEDSFTSYRTALDRFFPTNAKSNSGKAFLSFFLGALFLKNNATEETNWPELFEGLGNLMVLFQSKD
- a CDS encoding DUF1499 domain-containing protein gives rise to the protein MNHKLRIILYPLFFLFVGCTGTRPNYLGIKTDKLNNCPATPNCITSFADPTDTVHYRSPVTYKKPLVEAYKILKERLEQSPRTKIIQENSNYIYTEFTSLIMRYVDDVEFYFDEKNKLLHFRSASRLGKSDLGVNRKRIESLLKGLDI